One Ostrea edulis chromosome 2, xbOstEdul1.1, whole genome shotgun sequence genomic region harbors:
- the LOC125683377 gene encoding uncharacterized protein LOC125683377, which produces MTGQTTRPKFLAQSRQKDIVTSSRDTFTMSKVKFSMDSPYMVLSSQCDCKAGNGHCSHCVGLLYLLCHFQKLGLKAVPPIQSKTSLPQHWNIPKRTEGLAPKQVDNIEVYKVKPKTSQPKRKRKITEGILPNVYCPVKKPIPSNELKDTLIKQLTAIGSDAQILKVFGTDEENCETVPSQFGPVPVGSPLSYQQKISKSDGDLIINNPDQKTFPDCELPNLISEYSTVLNYADFHVSMGLHINHDFAIELEKQTNEQSYNKTWHDVRRNRITSSIFKDICSRKSDFESLATRILQTKHIQTAAMKYGLEHEPEAAKLYSEITMNNVYKCGFVLNPNAPHLGTSPDRKVYDPTSIPQFGLLEIKCPDKDSFVDCKYLVKNKTNGTYKLKSSHSYFYQVMGQMALTGLTWCDFFVNCRQDYHKERIHFDSDKWADMKIALDKFYFEFLLPAICKNCQN; this is translated from the exons ATGACTGGGCAAACAACACGGCCAAAATTCCTCGCTCAAAGCAGACAAAAGGATATAGTAACTTCGTCGAGGGATACATTCACGATGTCGAAG GTCAAGTTCTCGATGGATTCACCTTATATGGTCTTATCATCTCAATGTGACTGTAAAGCTGGGAATGGTCATTGCAGCCATTGTGTTGGACTGTTATACCTGTTATGTCATTTCCAAAAGCTTGGTCTGAAAG CTGTTCCACCCATTCAGAGCAAGACATCCCTGCCTCAGCATTGGAACATTCCAAAGAGGACTGAAGGGTTAGCCCCAAAACAAGTTGAcaacattgaagtatataaaGTGAAGCCGAAGACAAGTCAACCTAAgaggaaaagaaaaataactgaAGGCATTCTTCCCAATGTGTATTGCCCTGTAAAAAAGCCAATCCCGAGCAATGAATTGAAAGACACTTTAATCAAGCAACTTACAGCAATCGGTAGTGATGcccaaattttgaaagtttttggCACTGATGAAGAAAATTGTGAAACTGTTCCCTCTCAATTTGGTCCAGTGCCTGTTGGATCTCCCCTTTCCTACCAGCAGAAGATTTCTAAGTCAGATGGTGACCTTATTATCAACAACCCTGATCAAAAGACTTTTCCTGATTGTGAATTACCCAACCTTATTTCAGAATATAGTACTGTTCTTAACTATGCAGATTTTCATGTATCTATGGGACTACATATTAATCATGATTTTGCTATAGAATTAGAAAAGCAAACAAATGAACAAAGTTATAACAAGACATGGCATGATGTCCGTAGAAATCGCATAACGTCTTCCATATTCAAAGATATTTGTAGTAGAAAATCTGACTTTGAAAGCCTTGCTACAAGAATACTACAGACCAAACACATTCAAACTGCTGCCATGAAATATGGACTTGAACATGAACCTGAAGCTGCAAAGTTGTACTCTGAAATCACAATGAATAATGTGTACAAGTGCGGTTTTGTACTTAATCCAAATGCACCTCATCTTGGGACGTCTCCTGACCGTAAAGTATATGACCCTACAAGCATACCTCAGTTTGGCCTTCTTGAAATTAAGTGTCCCGACAAGGATTCATTTGTAGATTGTAAATATCTAGTGAAGAACAAAACTAATGGAACATACAAACTGAAATCAAGTCACAGTTACTTCTACCAAGTAATGGGTCAAATGGCACTGACGGGCTTAACATGGTGCGATTTCTTTGTCAATTGCCGTCAGGACTATCACAAGGAGAGAATTCATTTTGACAGTGATAAATGGGCTGACATGAAAATTGCTcttgataaattttatttcgaatttctaCTACCAgcaatttgtaaaaattgtcaaaattag
- the LOC125663033 gene encoding uncharacterized protein LOC125663033 isoform X2, producing the protein MDINDSGVSPSILQGESQPLVPMISKDHDYTVEPSSPNSKLEAAQKEIDVLQCQVEGLKAEKFGVQRFSLDAKLINFYTGFTNYKTFVSIFTALQPTATTMVRWTQMQRHSSNIDKIKTTPFKDDCMSLSLIDQFFMFMCRVRQGFPEQDLAVRFNISQASVSRILITWANYLYAMFGSLCIWPSRRIVDQNMPACFKCTYPNTRVILDCTESKVQTPSSKVLNSETYSNYKSHTTFKSLIGITPFGSVSFVSSLYTGCISDKDITARSGIIDLIEENDQVMVDKGFLIQDLLDTKHATVVIPPFLGHKGKFSQEEVGKTHEIARLRIHVERAIRRIKEYHIFDGVIPLNLASSINQIWTVCTILTNFRVPLF; encoded by the coding sequence ATGGATATCAACGATTCTGGTGTCAGTCCTTCAATTCTTCAAGGTGAATCACAGCCTCTGGTACCTATGATATCTAAAGACCATGACTATACTGTGGAACCATCTTCACCCAACAGTAAATTGGAAGCTGCCCAGAAAGAAATTGATGTTTTACAATGTCAAGTAGAAGGACTGAAGGCTGAAAAATTCGGTGTGCAAAGATTTTCTTTAGATGCAAAATTGATAAACTTTTACACAGGGTTTACAAACTATAAAACATTTGTCAGTATTTTCACTGCATTGCAACCTACTGCAACAACTATGGTACGTTGGACACAGATGCAAAGACATTCTTCCAACATAGACAAAATTAAAACAACTCCGTTCAAAGATGATTGCATGTCACTAAGCTTAATAGATCAGTTTTTTATGTTTATGTGTAGAGTTCGACAAGGATTTCCCGAACAAGATCTTGCTGTTAGGTTCAATATTTCCCAAGCATCTGTCAGTAGAATACTTATTACATGGGCCAATTATTTGTATGCAATGTTTGGAAGTTTATGTATTTGGCCCTCCCGCAGAATTGTAGATCAAAATATGCCTGCCTGCTTTAAATGTACATACCCAAATACAAGAGTGATCTTAGATTGTACGGAAAGTAAAGTACAAACACCAAGCTCAAAGGTCTTAAATTCAGAAACATATTCGAATTATAAGAGTCATACAACGTTTAAAAGTCTTATAGGTATTACACCATTCGGTAGTGTTTCATTTGTAAGTTCTCTGTACACAGGTTGTATATCTGATAAGGATATCACTGCAAGGTCAGGGATCATTGATCTGATTGAAGAAAATGATCAGGTCATGGTGGACAAAGGGTTTCTTATTCAAGACTTGTTAGACACCAAACATGCAACTGTAGTAATTCCTCCATTTCTCGGTCATAAAGGGAAGTTTTCGCAAGAGGAGGTGGGCAAAACTCATGAAATTGCCCGATTACGGATACATGTAGAAAGAGCAATTCGTAGAATTAAAGAATACCATATATTTGATGGAGTTATTCCATTGAACTTGGCTTcttcaataaatcaaatttgGACTGTTTGtacaattttaacaaattttcgAGTTCcattgttttaa
- the LOC125663033 gene encoding uncharacterized protein LOC125663033 isoform X1, whose translation MLSTTAVPSLFDWTKSTPTRRPPRKSLMRATCSEEPMDINDSGVSPSILQGESQPLVPMISKDHDYTVEPSSPNSKLEAAQKEIDVLQCQVEGLKAEKFGVQRFSLDAKLINFYTGFTNYKTFVSIFTALQPTATTMVRWTQMQRHSSNIDKIKTTPFKDDCMSLSLIDQFFMFMCRVRQGFPEQDLAVRFNISQASVSRILITWANYLYAMFGSLCIWPSRRIVDQNMPACFKCTYPNTRVILDCTESKVQTPSSKVLNSETYSNYKSHTTFKSLIGITPFGSVSFVSSLYTGCISDKDITARSGIIDLIEENDQVMVDKGFLIQDLLDTKHATVVIPPFLGHKGKFSQEEVGKTHEIARLRIHVERAIRRIKEYHIFDGVIPLNLASSINQIWTVCTILTNFRVPLF comes from the exons ATGCTGTCAACTACTGCGGTGCCATCAttatttgattggacaaaaagtACACCTACTAGACGTCCACCTCGAAAATCTcttat GCGTGCCACTTGCTCTGAAGAACCAATGGATATCAACGATTCTGGTGTCAGTCCTTCAATTCTTCAAGGTGAATCACAGCCTCTGGTACCTATGATATCTAAAGACCATGACTATACTGTGGAACCATCTTCACCCAACAGTAAATTGGAAGCTGCCCAGAAAGAAATTGATGTTTTACAATGTCAAGTAGAAGGACTGAAGGCTGAAAAATTCGGTGTGCAAAGATTTTCTTTAGATGCAAAATTGATAAACTTTTACACAGGGTTTACAAACTATAAAACATTTGTCAGTATTTTCACTGCATTGCAACCTACTGCAACAACTATGGTACGTTGGACACAGATGCAAAGACATTCTTCCAACATAGACAAAATTAAAACAACTCCGTTCAAAGATGATTGCATGTCACTAAGCTTAATAGATCAGTTTTTTATGTTTATGTGTAGAGTTCGACAAGGATTTCCCGAACAAGATCTTGCTGTTAGGTTCAATATTTCCCAAGCATCTGTCAGTAGAATACTTATTACATGGGCCAATTATTTGTATGCAATGTTTGGAAGTTTATGTATTTGGCCCTCCCGCAGAATTGTAGATCAAAATATGCCTGCCTGCTTTAAATGTACATACCCAAATACAAGAGTGATCTTAGATTGTACGGAAAGTAAAGTACAAACACCAAGCTCAAAGGTCTTAAATTCAGAAACATATTCGAATTATAAGAGTCATACAACGTTTAAAAGTCTTATAGGTATTACACCATTCGGTAGTGTTTCATTTGTAAGTTCTCTGTACACAGGTTGTATATCTGATAAGGATATCACTGCAAGGTCAGGGATCATTGATCTGATTGAAGAAAATGATCAGGTCATGGTGGACAAAGGGTTTCTTATTCAAGACTTGTTAGACACCAAACATGCAACTGTAGTAATTCCTCCATTTCTCGGTCATAAAGGGAAGTTTTCGCAAGAGGAGGTGGGCAAAACTCATGAAATTGCCCGATTACGGATACATGTAGAAAGAGCAATTCGTAGAATTAAAGAATACCATATATTTGATGGAGTTATTCCATTGAACTTGGCTTcttcaataaatcaaatttgGACTGTTTGtacaattttaacaaattttcgAGTTCcattgttttaa